A genomic segment from Streptomyces antibioticus encodes:
- a CDS encoding NB-ARC domain-containing protein, with protein MEAELATLAASGATALVGLMVSDAWERAKGAIARFAGRRASGEDVEGELEADRAELNDARTTGGVRAQADVRARLRQRLEALFQEDPGAAEELARLLAEVAPESSRTFVSLVSGGVNYGPTFQGSHIHGGITFNVGTATASDSAVRPDQVPAVTVPFSNRTAELANLDALFGGRADRSGSVDVGVLAGLPGVGKTTMAWHWAAASRALFPDGQLYVDFAALRDRSVPMSLVGADVSEALAMCLRSLSGSDDGIPSSLAERTNLFRSRSADLRILLVLDDVNQPAQVRALIPKGPGSAVLVTSQGRLGELAMDGARLISVKPLDAHGGLALLRDRCGAEAVAAEPEAAERLVELCGGLPVALQVVAARLVTDDALSMTALAAELDDEAGRLAGMALEGEESSVSAVLGPSYRLLPPEAARLYRLLGWLPVGLFDAGVAAVAADVDTRRAKRLLGVLVKASLVEKTQDGRYRMHDLVRLHAKERAVAEEPENAEVALTERVGTHYLVLTAFADRALRRDRLRIAELSALLRDADDPFAAVGGPPPLEWLDTERPAVLAVLRTAVRFGLHTLAWRLAEAFTVLFLYRRYLGAWKESLELGAEAAAAAAASAGTAGEFTEATAAEARLRSLLSRPLLDLGENDRAAAELDKAVALAETSGHLVLRASVQEFLGRYRDLCEPSRAVDAYLLSLQLNEQAGEARGAAIAAYFLGCAQDAQGDHAEAMVTLRRARQELESRDEPDRRMAARVTAAMGVVHDHLGETEEAVRELRGAAQVLGEWGRRTTRRRRWCSSPTSPSGPGTVTAWCASV; from the coding sequence GTGGAAGCCGAGTTGGCGACTCTTGCCGCGTCGGGGGCGACGGCGCTGGTCGGGCTGATGGTTTCGGACGCGTGGGAACGGGCCAAGGGGGCGATCGCCCGGTTCGCCGGGCGGCGCGCTTCGGGCGAGGACGTCGAGGGCGAACTGGAAGCCGACCGTGCCGAGTTGAACGACGCACGGACGACGGGAGGCGTACGCGCTCAGGCAGACGTCCGGGCCCGGTTGCGGCAGCGGCTGGAGGCGCTCTTTCAGGAGGATCCCGGTGCTGCCGAGGAGTTGGCACGGCTGCTGGCCGAGGTCGCTCCAGAGTCCTCCCGGACCTTCGTCAGCCTTGTCAGTGGAGGGGTGAACTACGGTCCCACCTTCCAGGGTTCGCACATCCACGGTGGCATCACCTTCAACGTCGGGACGGCTACGGCGTCGGATTCCGCTGTGCGACCCGATCAAGTACCTGCTGTGACAGTTCCGTTCAGTAACCGCACTGCCGAACTCGCCAATCTGGACGCGTTATTTGGCGGGCGCGCGGATCGCTCCGGGTCCGTTGACGTCGGTGTGCTCGCCGGCCTCCCGGGTGTCGGCAAGACGACCATGGCCTGGCATTGGGCGGCGGCGTCGCGGGCGCTCTTCCCGGACGGCCAGTTGTACGTGGACTTCGCGGCACTGAGGGACCGGTCCGTGCCGATGAGTCTCGTCGGCGCCGATGTCTCCGAGGCCCTCGCCATGTGCCTGAGGTCGCTGTCGGGAAGCGACGACGGCATTCCGAGTTCACTTGCGGAACGGACCAACCTGTTCCGGTCGCGCTCGGCCGACCTTCGCATCCTGCTCGTCCTTGACGACGTGAACCAGCCCGCACAGGTGCGCGCTCTGATCCCCAAGGGGCCGGGCAGCGCCGTGCTGGTCACGAGTCAGGGCAGGCTCGGTGAACTGGCCATGGACGGTGCCCGGTTGATCTCTGTCAAACCGCTGGATGCGCACGGCGGGCTCGCGCTGCTGAGGGACCGGTGCGGTGCGGAAGCGGTCGCGGCCGAGCCCGAGGCCGCGGAGCGTCTGGTCGAGCTGTGCGGCGGGCTCCCGGTGGCCCTCCAGGTCGTGGCGGCGCGGCTGGTCACCGATGACGCCCTGAGCATGACGGCTCTGGCCGCCGAACTGGACGACGAAGCCGGAAGGCTGGCCGGGATGGCGCTGGAAGGTGAGGAGTCCTCCGTGTCCGCTGTTCTGGGTCCCTCCTATCGGCTGTTGCCACCGGAAGCCGCTCGGCTCTACCGCCTCCTGGGCTGGCTGCCGGTCGGCCTCTTCGACGCCGGCGTGGCTGCGGTCGCCGCCGATGTCGACACGCGGCGCGCGAAGCGTCTGCTGGGTGTCCTGGTGAAGGCCAGCCTGGTGGAGAAGACACAGGACGGCCGCTACCGCATGCACGATCTGGTCCGTCTGCACGCCAAGGAGCGCGCGGTGGCGGAGGAGCCGGAGAACGCGGAGGTGGCCCTGACGGAACGGGTGGGCACGCACTATCTCGTGCTGACCGCGTTCGCCGACCGCGCCCTCAGGCGGGACCGGCTGCGGATCGCCGAGCTGAGCGCCCTGCTGCGGGACGCCGATGATCCCTTCGCCGCTGTCGGCGGGCCGCCGCCCTTGGAGTGGCTGGACACAGAGCGCCCCGCCGTCCTGGCGGTGTTGCGCACGGCCGTCCGGTTCGGGCTGCACACCTTGGCGTGGCGGCTGGCCGAGGCGTTCACCGTGCTGTTCCTGTACCGCCGCTACCTCGGGGCCTGGAAGGAGTCGCTGGAGCTGGGTGCCGAGGCAGCGGCCGCAGCGGCGGCTTCGGCGGGCACGGCCGGCGAGTTCACGGAGGCCACGGCGGCAGAGGCCCGGCTGCGCAGCCTGCTGTCGCGCCCGTTGCTGGACCTCGGCGAGAACGACCGGGCCGCAGCGGAACTCGACAAGGCCGTCGCCCTGGCCGAGACGTCCGGTCACCTCGTCCTGCGCGCCTCCGTACAGGAGTTCCTCGGACGGTACCGGGACCTCTGCGAACCGTCTCGCGCCGTCGATGCCTACCTGCTCTCCCTGCAACTCAACGAGCAGGCCGGGGAGGCCCGTGGCGCGGCCATCGCCGCCTACTTCCTCGGGTGCGCGCAGGACGCCCAGGGCGATCACGCGGAGGCCATGGTCACCTTGCGCCGGGCGCGACAGGAGCTGGAGAGCCGGGACGAGCCCGACCGCCGGATGGCGGCCCGGGTGACCGCCGCCATGGGCGTCGTACACGATCATCTCGGTGAGACCGAGGAGGCGGTTCGCGAGCTGCGCGGGGCGGCCCAGGTGCTGGGCGAGTGGGGGCGACGCACTACGAGGCGCAGGCGCTGGTGCAGCTCGCCGACGTCGCCGAGCGGACCGGGGACCGTGACGGCCTGGTGCGCGAGTGTCTGA